From Candida dubliniensis CD36 chromosome 7, complete sequence, the proteins below share one genomic window:
- a CDS encoding LigB subunit of aromatic ring-opening dioxygenase, putative (Similar to Aspergillus fumigatis AFUA_6G02950): MASQLSKKFIQNPTPFPTYFFSHGGPTFMYELDDFGNKGAWNAVKKIGNNIKKNWKPDYIVVVSAHWQSSGDNLIEINYPKNNEENPLIYDFYGFPDYMYKEEFHSKNNLFIANEIKAELEKNGFNSTLTNRGIDHGVWVPFKVAFSDYTTQSKTQPEIKSLDLPETSVIQVSLTSRDGDFVKHFKLGEVLSKFKNELIWDESRQKYLKGLIVCSGMSVHNLRDLGASFRQPKQLMPYVKPFNQLLTKTVEENHGDSLLQAFLDLKKNPLLRQAHPTLEHFLPIVVAGGVASKSNDDFKEVYNDSMLSLGWGVYQVGQYNNSSKV; this comes from the coding sequence ATGGCTTcacaattatcaaaaaaatttattcaGAATCCAACACCTTTCCCAActtatttcttttcccATGGAGGCCCAACCTTTATGTACGAATTAGATGATTTTGGCAATAAAGGGGCATGGAATGCTGTAAAGaaaattggtaataatatcaaaaagaattggaaacCTGATTACATTGTTGTAGTCAGTGCTCATTGGCAAAGTAGTGGAGacaatttaattgaaataaattatcctaaaaataatgaagaaaaccCATTAATCTATGACTTTTATGGATTCCCTGATTACATGTATAAAGAAGAATTCCATTCTAAGaataatttattcattGCAAATGAGATTAAAGCAGAATTAGAAAAGAATGGGTTTAATTCCACACTCACAAATCGTGGAATTGATCACGGGGTTTGGGTGCCATTTAAAGTGGCATTCAGTGATTATACCACTCAGTCGAAAACTCAACCAGAGATCAAAAGTTTAGATTTACCAGAAACATCGGTAATTCAAGTCTCGTTAACTTCAAGAGATGGTGATTTTGTTAAACACTTCAAATTGGGTGAAGTTTTGAGCAAGTTCAAGAATGAGTTGATTTGGGACGAATCTAGACAGAAGTATTTAAAGGGGTTAATTGTCTGCTCAGGAATGTCAGTTCACAATTTGAGAGATTTGGGTGCTTCCTTCCGTCAACCTAAGCAACTCATGCCATACGTCAAAccatttaatcaattgttgaCTAAAACTGTTGAAGAAAATCATGGTGACAGCTTATTGCAGGCgtttttggatttgaaaaaaaatccatTATTGCGACAAGCTCACCCAACTTTAGAACATTTCTTACCAATAGTTGTTGCTGGAGGAGTTGCTTCGAAATccaatgatgattttaaagAAGTTTACAATGATTCAATGCTCAGTTTAGGTTGGGGTGTTTACCAAGTTGGCCAATACAATAACAGCTCAAAAGTgtaa
- a CDS encoding NADH-ubiquinone oxidoreductase subunit, putative (Similar to Neurospora crassa NUO10.5; Pichia stipitis NUO10), producing the protein MSKFVIPTALKELRFHLSQTGEASIPVRNFLTKNYPSLKTQSNYKLPILIRESYGIPPTLTARFERGEEVKTSLEGLDEAGVEKALNELLKR; encoded by the coding sequence ATGTCTAAGTTTGTCATTCCAACTGCCttaaaagaattaagaTTCCACTTATCACAAACAGGAGAAGCCTCAATACCTGTGAGAAACTTTTTGACTAAAAACTATCCATCTTTGAAGACTCAACTGAATTACAAATTACCAATTTTGATTAGAGAAAGTTATGGTATCCCACCTACATTAACTGCCAGATTTGAAAGAGGTGAAGAAGTGAAAACAAGTTTAGAAGGTTTAGATGAAGCTGGTGTTGAAAAGGCATTAAAcgaattattaaaaagaTAG
- a CDS encoding oxidoreductase, putative (Similar to Aspergillus fumigatus qutH) gives MIAPNLLQIIVVGAGLIGPRHALHVSNNPQTDLFAIIDPNPATADVAETFNTLYFPSIESCMKYCDENSIPYPDGAIVCTPNHTHVSVSAELASYGIHLLVEKPIGSTPEDAKALKHYCELKNVKVLVGHHRRFNPYILSTKKNLSKVGQIVAIQGSWMLSKPQEYFDVSPWRKSTSTGGGVLLINLVHDLDLLQYMFGRIQRIYAELLSQQRNHEADEGAALTIKFESGVTGTFICCDNVVSPFNFESGTGENPTIPKNQGVSGIYRIFGSKGTLSMPDMKLYHQEKDVTSSWTNPINETVIESDLEKLPFDSQLEHFIDLIRGNVKEPWCSIDDGISALLCIDAVMKSIESDMPVKVPDIKSVSADYSKLGVDQGVFN, from the coding sequence ATGATTGCCCCAAATCTCCTTCAAATCATAGTTGTGGGGGCTGGTTTAATTGGCCCTAGACATGCATTACACGTTTCAAATAATCCACAAACTGATTTATTTGCAATCATTGATCCTAATCCAGCCACTGCCGATGTTGCTGAAACATTCAACACTTTATATTTCccatcaattgaatcatgTATGAAATATTGTGATGAGAACTCGATTCCTTATCCCGATGGTGCCATAGTGTGTACCCCTAATCACACCCATGTTTCAGTTAGTGCCGAATTAGCATCATACGGAATCCATTTATTAGTTGAAAAGCCAATAGGAAGCACACCTGAAGATGCTAAAGCATTAAAACATTACtgtgaattgaaaaatgtaAAGGTTCTTGTGGGTCACCATAGAAGATTTAACCCTTACATTTTAAGCACCAAGAAAAACTTATCTAAAGTTGGCCAAATAGTGGCCATTCAAGGAAGTTGGATGTTAAGTAAACCACAGGAATATTTCGATGTCTCACCTTGGAGAAAAAGTACAAGTACCGGAGGTGGTGTGctattgattaatttggTACATGACTTGGATTTATTACAATACATGTTTGGTAGGATTCAACGTATTTATGCCGAGCTACTACTGCAACAGAGAAATCATGAAGCCGACGAAGGTGCAGCTTTGACCATTAAATTTGAGAGTGGAGTAACCGGTACATTCATTTGCTGCGATAATGTCGTGTCAccatttaattttgaaagtGGTACAGGTGAAAACCCTACAATTCCTAAGAATCAAGGTGTGTCAGGTATTTATCGTATATTTGGGTCCAAAGGGACCTTATCGATGCCAGATATGAAATTGTATcatcaagaaaaagatgTAACATCTTCATGGACCAATCCAATAAATGAGACTGTTATTGAACtggatttggaaaaattgcCCTTTGATTCTCAGTTGGAACAtttcattgatttaattagaGGAAATGTGAAAGAGCCTTGGTgttcaattgatgatggtATTTCTGCATTATTGTGCATTGATGCAGTTATGAAGTCGATTGAGAGCGATATGCCAGTGAAAGTTCCGGATATCAAGAGTGTGTCAGCAGATTATAGCAAGTTAGGAGTTGACCAGGGTGTTTTTAATTAG
- a CDS encoding mitochondrial inheritance complex (MDM12/MDM10/MMM1) subunit, putative (In S. cerevisiae: required for transmission of mitochondria to daughter cells;~Similar to S. cerevisiae MDM12): MSFDINWNQLTIDDTINQSIKEFLDQQFKKISLPSFISNLSVTDFNLGEIPPEITIRHIGDPFEEFYEDEDNLGATNETNHNLNDERSTMGKSQENGIHKDNAYNSQNFDDDDDDDEGVDEDDDDDEYDDHDLGTINEGISLLNFNDSSTTPSGNSFGGSIAPLPPPPLNPSRDSFHSILHPYGVNSIIGATGAGSETPTNILNQNYLSSRVLPKISVKQKQPHHDDNDIQLIVEINYKGDMHINLLVNLLVNYPSPNFISLPIKLHITDIVIHSIATIAYLKKSVYLSFLCDVDDAFPDFDSNNNAQTPTSTTGGNFVDYYSNDAAINKERIDIVKKIKIESEIGEVENNILRNVGKVEKFLVEQLRNILRDEIAWPSWICIDMNDDGDDDDDDEVEDSNVSDGDGKDNDGKHGDGPTHEV, encoded by the coding sequence atgtcttttgatattaattGGAACCAACTAACAATTGATGatacaatcaatcaatcaataaaagaatttttggatcaacaattcaaaaaaatctcCCTCCCATCGTTTATTTCCAATCTTTCAGTGactgatttcaatttaggAGAAATCCCTCCGGAAATAACCATTCGACATATTGGTGATCCCTTTGAGGAATTttatgaagatgaagataattTGGGAGCCACCAATGAAACCAATcataatttaaatgatgaaCGTCTGACTATGGGGAAGAGCCAAGAGAATGGGATCCATAAGGATAATGCATACAACAGTCAAAactttgatgatgatgacgacgaTGACGAAGGCGTCGATGAAGATGACGATGACGATGAATACGACGATCATGATTTGGGGACCATCAACGAAGGGATTAGTTTATTGAACTTTAACGATAGTTCAACCACTCCTTCTGGTAACTCATTTGGAGGTCTGATTGCACCTttgccaccaccaccttTAAACCCCTCAAGAGATTCTTTCCACTCCATCCTTCACCCTTATGGTGTTAATAGCATAATAGGCGCAACAGGTGCTGGGTCAGAAACCCCTACAAATATactaaatcaaaattatctATCGTCCAGAGTATTACCAAAAATATCtgtaaaacaaaaacaaccaCATCACGACGACAATGATATTCAACTTATTGTGGAGATAAATTACAAAGGTGACATGCATATCAACTTGTTGGTGAATTTATTGGTGAATTATCCATCCCCCAATTTCATATCATTGCCAATAAAGTTACATATTACTGATATAGTGATACATTCAATTGCCACCATTGcttatttaaaaaaatcgGTCTATTTGTCTTTCCTTtgtgatgttgatgatgcaTTCCCTGATTTTGatagcaataataatgcACAAACACCTACATCTACCACAGGTGGGAATTTTGTTGACTATTATTCCAATGATGCAGCTAtcaataaagaaagaatagATATCGTTAAAAAgatcaaaattgaaagtgAAATTGGTGAAGTTGAGAATAATATACTAAGAAATGTGGGcaaagttgaaaaatttttggttGAACAATTAAGGAATATTTTGCGGGATGAAATTGCTTGGCCAAGTTGGATTTGTATTGATAtgaatgatgatggtgatgatgacgatgatgatgaagtgGAAGATAGTAATGTTAGTGATGGCGATGGCAAGGATAATGATGGCAAACATGGAGATGGACCAACACACGAGGtataa
- a CDS encoding non-essential hydrolase involved in mRNA decapping, putative (In S. cerevisiae: may function in a feedback mechanism to regulate deadenylation;~Similar to S. cerevisiae DCS1), which translates to MSLNELVSQFRFTRVLKSDSQTKTISILGKINNKDAIVTIEKSHFSTGSDLDLQKLITDLSIINSNDVYYWSTANLFQDVLELPGAKLNLIYPATETHIRKYDDQKLHYVRETPEMYQKYVVPYIETMKGDRLKWVYNILFEGKESETFIYHDKSPTGFVLLPDMKWDGKNLDTLYLCCIVNRLDISCVRDLNQSHIAYLSNLQKIVKEVTVNKYGIKPDQLRVFLHYQPSYYHFHLHIVNVQHPGLGDGIAIGKAILLDDVIDNLKLDGSYYSEKTIGFVLGENHGLWQIEGYRDLHFKQKN; encoded by the coding sequence ATGTCATTAAACGAACTAGTTAGTCAATTTAGATTTACCAGAGTGTTGAAAAGTGACTCACAGACTAAAACAATATCTATACTAGGcaaaataaataacaaAGATGCAATTGTAACCATTGAGAAATCCCACTTTAGTACTGGCTCAGATCTTGACTTGCAGAAATTAATCACTGATCTATCTATAATCAATTCCAACGATGTCTATTATTGGTCAACAGCGAATTTATTTCAAGATGTGTTGGAATTACCAGGtgcaaaattgaatttgatttatccAGCTACAGAGACTCACATTAGGAAATATGATGATCAAAAATTGCATTACGTCAGAGAAACACCAGAAATGTACCAAAAATATGTTGTTCCTTATATTGAAACTATGAAAGGTGATAGATTGAAATGGGTTTacaatatattatttgagGGAAAGGAAAGTGAAACATTCATATATCACGACAAGTCACCCACGGGATTTGTGTTGTTGCCCGATATGAAATGGGATGGAAAGAATTTGGATACATTGTATTTGTGCTGTATTGTCAATAGGCTAGATATATCTTGTGTGAGAGATTTAAATCAAAGCCATATTGCTTATTTGTctaatttacaaaaaattgtgAAAGAAGTGACGGTTAACAAATATGGAATTAAACCTGATCAATTGAGAGTATTTTTACACTATCAACCATCgtattatcattttcatttacaTATTGTAAATGTGCAACATCCAGGGTTAGGAGATGGTATAGCTATTGGAAAGGCTATCTTGCTAGATGATGTTATAgacaatttgaaattggatGGACTGTATTATAGTGAAAAAACCATTGGTTTTGTATTAGGTGAAAACCATGGATTATGGCAAATTGAAGGTTATAGAGATTTACATTTTAAGCAAAAAAACTAA
- a CDS encoding DEAD-box family ATP-dependent RNA helicase, ribosomal biogenesis, putative (Similar to S. cerevisiae DBP7), whose protein sequence is MDEDDGLLLNFAVPDTSSTTTSKNQNVKVSGGRWKDRRKLQLALQGRTKKRQPETGVNLIPVDESKRKRVFEDKLPADSNKRSKFTESKGEFGGKGDSYVSSLFTNNEPTSHLVTTSTTKELTYLPSNAPMKDATTFSGLGLNEKLSTHLTEHLRFMHPTKIQQLVIPSLIATENDLFVKAQTGSGKTLAFVLPIFHKLMRENKFKINRESGLFAIILTPTRELATQIYGVLETLTRCHHWVVPGIVIGGEKKKSEKARLRKGCNILVATPGRLADHLENTKTLDISQLRWLVLDEGDKLMELGFEETIAQITAKIDSNSKIADTAEKWQGLPSRRINMLCSATLHSNVKKLGSIVLKNPEMISVETASVPGTVSFDETIATTTSTAPDQLIQNVVVVPPKLRLVTLDALLLSICKHSTERTIVFFSCSDSVDFHFDVFTRDGKKFKKMTDEESGEVKTVLVSPEDDENEDNGVLTAPQLSDNTIVYKLHGSLSQQSRTSTLQSFIKDNNSYNKILFCTDVASRGLDLPNVANVIEYDPPFTIDDHLHRIGRSARLGNEGNATLFLLPGIEEGYVEGKLKVAHPREGNLRVKNYEEILQEGFAQGNIKSKDNKLGKWDIHATTWHLDVERWLLEDQASHDEAVRAFTSHIRAYATHLSSEREFFNVKLLHLGHLAKSFGLRETPKKLGKSVGNNSNYSESKKGKKEDPRKKMLRMAKMAVKSASSEFNY, encoded by the coding sequence ATGGACGAAGATGAtggattgttgttgaactTTGCTGTTCCAGATACTTCATCAACCACAACTtccaaaaaccaaaatgTCAAAGTTCTGGGTGGTAGATGGAAGGATAGAAGAAAGTTACAACTTGCATTACAAGGTAGAACGAAAAAGAGGCAGCCCGAGACCGGAGTAAATCTCATCCCAGTTGATGAATCCAAACGAAAACGGGTATTTGAAGATAAATTACCAGCTGACTCGAACAAAAGGTCAAAGTTCACAGAAAGCAAAGGTGAATTTGGTGGGAAAGGTGATTCATATGTGTCATCTTTATTTACCAATAACGAACCAACGTCACACTTAGTGACAACTTCGACTACCAAAGAGCTTACTTATTTACCATCCAATGCACCTATGAAAGATGCAACTACATTTTCTGGTTTAGGgttgaatgaaaaattgtcAACACATCTAACTGAACATTTACGATTCATGCATCCAACCAAGATTCAACAATTAGTAATACCGAGTTTAATAGCCACAGAAAATGATCTATTCGTGAAAGCACAAACAGGGTCTGGTAAAACATTGGCTTTTGTTTTGCCCATATTCCATAAGTTGATGagagaaaataaattcaagATTAATCGAGAATCAGGGTTATTTGCCATAATTTTAACACCTACCCGTGAATTGGCCACACAGATTTATGGGGTGTTGGAGACATTAACAAGATGCCATCATTGGGTAGTTCCAGGAATAGTCATTGGTggtgaaaaaaagaagtcAGAAAAGGCAAGATTGAGAAAAGGGTGTAATATATTAGTTGCTACTCCAGGAAGGTTGGCTGATCATTTGgaaaatacaaaaacaTTAGATATTAGTCAGTTGAGATGGCTTGTGTTAGATGAAGGTGATAAATTAATGGAGTTGGGATTTGAAGAAACTATAGCCCAAATCACTGCCAAAATAGACTCAAATTCTAAAATTGCTGACACCGCTGAAAAATGGCAAGGGTTACCATCGAGAAGAATAAATATGTTGTGTTCAGCTACATTGCATAGTAATGTGAAAAAATTGGGTAGTATAGTGTTGAAAAATCCTGAAATGATTTCAGTGGAAACAGCTTCTGTTCCTGGAACCGTATCATTTGACGAAACCATAGCCACCACTACAAGTACGGCACCAGACCAGTTGATTCAaaatgttgttgtcgttCCACCCAAGTTGAGACTAGTTACATTGGATGCATTGTTATTGAGTATTTGCAAACACTCTACTGAAAGAACCATTGTGTTTTTTTCCTGTTCCGATTCAGTTGATTTCCATTTTGACGTATTCACTCGAGATGGTAAAAAgtttaaaaaaatgacTGATGAAGAATCCGGTGAAGTGAAAACTGTGTTAGTTCTGccagaagatgatgaaaatgagGACAATGGCGTGCTCACTGCCCCTCAATTAAGTGACAATACAATTGTCTATAAGCTTCATGGTTCACTTTCACAGCAATCACGTACAAGCACATTGCAGTCGTTTATCaaagataataattcatataACAAGATATTATTTTGTACTGATGTTGCGTCTCGTGGGTTGGATTTACCAAATGTTGCCAATGTTATAGAATATGACCCTCCTTTCACTATTGATGATCATTTGCATAGAATTGGTAGATCAGCAAGATTGGGTAATGAAGGTAATGCAACTTTGTTTCTACTTCCAGGTATTGAAGAAGGGTATGTAGAGGGAAAGTTGAAGGTTGCGCATCCAAGAGAAGGAAACTTGAGAGTTAAGAATTATGAAGAAATATTACAAGAAGGATTTGCACAAGGAAATATCAAGTCAAAGGATAATAAGTTAGGGAAGTGGGATATCCATGCTACCACTTGGCATCTTGATGTTGAAAGGTGGCTATTAGAAGATCAAGCTAGTCATGACGAAGCTGTTAGGGCATTTACTTCTCATATACGTGCATACGCAACACATTTGTCGTCGGAACGTGAGTTTTTCAATGtaaaattattacattTAGGTCATTTAGCGAAAAGTTTTGGATTAAGAGAGACACCAAAGAAGTTAGGTAAATCTGTTGGTAATAACAGCAATTACTCAGAATCTAAGAAAGGTAAAAAAGAGGAcccaagaaagaaaatgttgAGAATGGCCAAGATGGCTGTGAAATCTGCAAGTAGCgaatttaattattaa
- a CDS encoding RNA polymerase III subunit, putative (Similar to S. cerevisiae RPC37) — MSSLFIDEEDDITPEPYKPSTSTIKEEDEEVQVKQEYPDEKMSDPDDDDPIVESIPLHINTVPERVKQSLHVLQYAGRPKSRPNKAGNCHASIKPESQYLQVKVPLDTDKFFNVDKVQEWGEQIFEQTISGVLDGSYEVGNYAAKIVNDGNERRVVLIPVDSTVQLKPSFKYIDDLEAQTIQQRRQQESTNEKPANVQILQSAAKHSTQSGEFSHSLGDSLKSVKHFEEEEWQNLIWKRGDDDVTKSIKFGLDHHIDTNIELKTKTSYDEYIDMLINS; from the coding sequence ATGAGTCtgttatttattgatgagGAGGATGATATTACCCCAGAACCATATAAACCATCAACATCTACAATAAAGgaggaagatgaagaagtgCAAGTGAAACAAGAATACCCAGACGAGAAGATGTCTGATCCAGATGACGATGACCCAATAGTAGAATCAATACCATTACACATAAACACAGTACCAGAAAGAGTAAAACAGTCATTACATGTTTTACAGTATGCTGGTCGACCCAAATCACGTCCAAATAAAGCTGGAAATTGCCATGCCTCAATCAAACCGGAGTCACAGTACCTTCAAGTGAAAGTACCCCTTGATACCGacaaattctttaatgTGGACAAAGTTCAGGAATGGGGTGAGCAAATTTTTGAGCAGACGATTCTGGGTGTATTGGATGGGTCTTATGAAGTAGGAAACTATGCTGCAAAAATAGTAAATGATGGCAATGAAAGACGAGTTGTGTTGATTCCGGTGGACAGTACAGTTCAATTAAAACCTTCGTTCAAGTacattgatgatttagaagCCCAAACCATTCAACAGAGGAGACAACAAGAGAGCACTAATGAAAAACCAGCAAATGTTCAAATCTTGCAATCAGCTGCTAAGCATTCTACTCAATCTGGTGAGTTCCTGCATTCGTTAGGGGATTCATTGAAACTGGTAAAGCattttgaagaagaagaatggCAGAATTTAATTTGGAAAAGAGGCGATGATGATGTAACCAAAAGTATAAAGTTTGGCTTAGACCATCATATAGatacaaatattgaattgaaaacaaagaCTTCATATGATGAATACATAGACATGTTAATAAATAGTTGA
- a CDS encoding eIF-2b GDP-GTP exchange factor, putative (In S. cerevisiae: activity subsequently regulated by phosphorylated eIF2; first identified as a positive regulator of GCN4 expression;~Similar to S. cerevisiae GCN3) — MADFDIKETYLKFLEEDKDMTMPIAAIESLVSMLKAKSPSTSSELINLVSKNIDLLKSSIPNNISLSAGCDLFMRFVLRNTNVYSDWESFSQNLVENGELFVQRAKESRLKSAEYGVPFIKDDDVILVHSYSRVVYSLLLKAKQEKLIRFKVLVTESRPTGNGYYMARKLREADIPVEVIVDNAVGYVLHKVDKILVGAEGVAESGGVINHIGTYQIGCLAKVNNKPFYVVTESHKFVRLFPLAPNDLPNSISHFDYDGNKTEEVNHSGQELLKTNFVDFTSHEYITALITDLGVLTPSAVSEELIKIWYD, encoded by the coding sequence ATGGCCGATTTTGACATTAAGGAGACATATCTCAAGTTTTTGGAAGAAGACAAAGATATGACTATGCCAATTGCGGCAATTGAATCACTTGTGTCAATGTTAAAAGCTAAGTCACCATCAACCTCCTCcgaattaatcaatttagtTTCGAAAAacattgatttattaaaatcatcaatcCCCAATAATATTTCTCTTTCTGCTGGGTGTGATTTGTTTATGAGATTTGTGTTGAGAAACACCAACGTGTATTCTGATTGGGAGTCGTTTTCACAGAATCTTGTTGAGAATGGAGAATTGTTCGTTCAGCGTGCTAAAGAATCAAGACTTAAACTGGCAGAATATGGTGTTCCATTTATTAAAGATGACGACGTAATATTAGTTCATTCATACTCACGTGTTGTTTACAGCCTATTGTTGAAGGCCAAACAAGAAAAGTTAATTCGATTCAAAGTCTTGGTTACCGAAAGTAGACCAACAGGCAATGGATACTACATGGCTAGGAAATTAAGAGAAGCAGATATACCAGTTGAGGTTATTGTAGATAACGCAGTGGGATATGTATTGCATAAAGTAGACAAAATCTTGGTTGGTGCTGAAGGTGTTGCTGAAAGTGGTGGAGTAATAAATCACATTGGAACATATCAAATTGGTTGTTTAGCTAAAGTTAACAATAAACCTTTTTATGTGGTGACTGAATCTCACAAATTTGTTAGGTTATTTCCCTTGGCACCCAATGACCTACCTAACAGCATTAGTCATTTCGATTATGACGGAAACAAAACAGAAGAAGTCAATCATAGTGGACAAGAACTTTTAAAGACAAACTTTGTTGATTTCACATCTCACGAATATATTACCGCCTTGATTACAGATTTGGGAGTATTGACTCCGTCTGCTGTCAGTGAAGAGTTGATAAAAATATGGTACGATTGA